One genomic region from Phragmites australis chromosome 1, lpPhrAust1.1, whole genome shotgun sequence encodes:
- the LOC133883517 gene encoding protein DETOXIFICATION 12-like → MVDGWSCWIQQHEESSCSAICLEWWSYDLLALLSGILPNPALETSVLSICISTIVLVYNLPYGIGTAACVRVSNELGAGNPEGAHSVVCVALSVIIWSAVLVSVTLLSLHHFIGIAFSNEEDAINYVTRMVPLLSISVLTDNLQGVLSGVSRGCGWQHLGAYVNLGSFYLVGIPVALVLGFALHLGGVGFWIGMIAAGATQVALLTTITATTNWGKMVDQARDRVLEERLPTQAA, encoded by the exons ATGGTGGACGGGTGGAGTTGCTGGATCCAGCAGCATGAAGAAAGCAGCTGCTCGGCCATATG TCTTGAATGGTGGTCATACGATTTGCTCGCTCTGCTTTCTGGGATCTTGCCAAATCCAGCACTTGAAACTTCTGTGCTTTCTATATG CATATCTACAATAGTGTTGGTGTACAATCTCCCATATGGCATCGGAACAGCTGCATG CGTGCGTGTGTCAAATGAGCTAGGTGCAGGGAACCCAGAAGGTGCCCACTCAGTAGTATGTGTTGCCTTATCCGTCATAATTTGGTCGGCAGTCCTAGTGAGCGTAACTCTTCTATCGTTGCACCATTTCATTGGAATTGCTTTTAGCAATGAGGAGGACGCTATAAATTATGTCACCAGAATGGTACCGTTACTTTCGATTTCAGTTCTTACAGACAACCTCCAAGGAGTCCTTTCAG GTGTTTCTAGGGGCTGTGGATGGCAACATTTAGGCGCCTATGTTAACCTTGGCTCATTCTATCTTGTTGGTATTCCTGTGGCTCTTGTTCTCGGTTTTGCATTGCATCTAGGAGGAGTTGGGTTTTGGATTGGCATGATAGCTGCTGGAGCCACGCAGGTCGCTCTACTAACAACCATCACTGCAACGACAAACTGGGGGAAGATGGTAGA TCAGGCTAGAGATAGAGTGCTGGAGGAAAGACTTCCGACACAGGCAGCTTGA